GCGAGCTGACCACTAAAAGAATCATGATTGTCAAGATCACCTTCAACGATTTCTACCCCCTGAGCCACCAAATTCTTAGCCCTTACGGATTGGGCATTTCGTGTCAACCCAACAATCCTAATACCTGTTTTGGATAGGTGTTTTGCCAATGCCCCTCCTTGATTACCGGTGATACCGGTTATGAATACACTTCTAACATCTTTCATATCCTAGATTCTTTTGAAATAAATGAAAACTGAAACTTATAGCCTACATTAAATTTCAGCGTTTTTTATTTCATATAAAATACAGGTAGGACGAACTCATGTGTATTTTGTCCGAGAGGTATCAATTTGTTTTCAAAAGAAAAAAAGGGGTCAAAAACTGACCCCTTTTTATTTATTCCAAATTCGTAAAACGATATTAATTCAGAAACTCAACAAATAAACCTTCCTCATTCTTACTCACTTTTGCCAGTTTATTTTTTGTAAGCCCTTTGATAGTCTTATCCCATTTTTTATTGGATAACCCCGATTGAGCTTTTAGGTCTGACAATTCAATTTTTTCCGCTTGTTGAAGCATCTTTAACACCGATTTTTCATCTTCATTTAACTCAACCGACGGAGCTTTTTGTTCCGGCTTCATTTGAGGGAAAAACAATACTTCCTGAATGGAGGCATTATTGGTCAGGAACATAACCAGCCTGTCAATACCAATTCCAATACCTGAAGTCGGAGGCATGCCATACTCGAGTGCTCTCACAAAGTCCGTATCAATGAACATGGCCTCATCATCTCCCTTTTCTGACAATTTCAACTGATCCTGAAATCTTTCCAGTTGATCAATAGGGTCATTCAATTCAGAATAGGCATTGGCCAATTCCTTTCCATTCACCAATAGCTCAAATCGTTCTGTTAATTCGGGATTCTCTCTGTGCTCTTTACAAAGTGGGCTCATTTCCTTTGGATAATCAATAATGAAAGTTGGCTGAACATAGTGATGTTCACATTTTTCACCAAACAACTCATCGATCAATTTTCCTTTACCCATGGTCTCATCCACCTCAATACCCAGTTTTTTACAAACTTCTCTGAGCTCGACCTCATCCATTCCGGCTACCTCGTGACCCGTGTGTTCTTTAATCGCAGACAGAATCGGAACCCTTGCATATGGCGCTTTGAAATCTATTAACTGATCCCCCACCTGAACCTCCGAGCTGCCATTTGCATCGATGGCGACTTTTTCAAGCAACTCTTCGGTCATTTCCATCATCCAGTTATAATCCTTGTAGGCCACATAGAGCTCCATCACCGTAAATTCTGGATTATGGGTACGATCCATTCCTTCGTTCCTGAAATCTTTTGCAAATTCATAAACAGCATCAAAACCTCCCACGATCAATCTTTTCAAATAAAGTTCATTGGCGATTCTCATATACAAAGGAATATCCAGCGCATTGTGATGTGTCACAAACGGACGAGCCGCTGCACCCCCGGGAATGGGCTGCAGGATTGGGGTTTCCACCTCCAGATAACCTCGATCATTGAAAAACTGTCGCATCGAGTTTGTGATCTTCGTTCTTTTGATAAAAGTCTCTTTTACGTGGTCATTGACCATCAGGTCCACATAGCGTTGACGATATCTCATTTCTGCATCACTGAAAGCGTCATGCGTTTTACCGTCGGCATCAACTTTTACAATGGGCATTGGCTTTAAGGCTTTAGATAAAACCGTCAGCTCCTTTACCAAAACAGATTTTTCACCCACCTGGGTCTTAAAAACTTCTCCTCGAATTCCAATGATGTCACCAATATCAAGTAACTTTTTAAAGACATCGTTGTACATTGACTTATCGTCTCCACTGCAAAGCTCATCCCTGTTGATGTAGATCTGCATCCTTCCTGAAGCATCCTTCAATTCTGCAAATGAAGCTTTCCCCATGATTCTTCTGCTCATGATTCTACCCGCAAGAACAACTTCTTTTCCTTCGAGAGTTTCAAAATTATCAACAACCTCCTGAACGGAAGCTGTAGTTTTAAACTGTGCCGCAGGATAAGGGTTGATACCAAGGTCTCTCAACTTCTGCAGGGACTCCCTGCGAACTATTTCCTGTTCTGATAACTGCATTTTCTGATATATTTTTGAAAAATAGGTCGCAAAGATACGTGGATTGAACGATATATTGTAACGAAAAGCTAATTTCAACGTCATGTAATCAAAATAAATTACCGAATTTTGCAATCTCAAATCATTATTTAATATGAGTATCTGGAGGGTCCTTTTATCGATTTTATTTCCGCCGCTGGCAGTTATTGACAA
This DNA window, taken from Lutimonas zeaxanthinifaciens, encodes the following:
- the lysS gene encoding lysine--tRNA ligase; translation: MQLSEQEIVRRESLQKLRDLGINPYPAAQFKTTASVQEVVDNFETLEGKEVVLAGRIMSRRIMGKASFAELKDASGRMQIYINRDELCSGDDKSMYNDVFKKLLDIGDIIGIRGEVFKTQVGEKSVLVKELTVLSKALKPMPIVKVDADGKTHDAFSDAEMRYRQRYVDLMVNDHVKETFIKRTKITNSMRQFFNDRGYLEVETPILQPIPGGAAARPFVTHHNALDIPLYMRIANELYLKRLIVGGFDAVYEFAKDFRNEGMDRTHNPEFTVMELYVAYKDYNWMMEMTEELLEKVAIDANGSSEVQVGDQLIDFKAPYARVPILSAIKEHTGHEVAGMDEVELREVCKKLGIEVDETMGKGKLIDELFGEKCEHHYVQPTFIIDYPKEMSPLCKEHRENPELTERFELLVNGKELANAYSELNDPIDQLERFQDQLKLSEKGDDEAMFIDTDFVRALEYGMPPTSGIGIGIDRLVMFLTNNASIQEVLFFPQMKPEQKAPSVELNEDEKSVLKMLQQAEKIELSDLKAQSGLSNKKWDKTIKGLTKNKLAKVSKNEEGLFVEFLN